The window caTCCCCGTATGGCATGTATCACAATAATGTCCTCTTTGGGCTCCCAGCACGAAAACTTActaaggggtcacccatccctcaATTGCTCTCGCCTGGGCATGCTTAACTACAGACTTCTCATGGGATCTTCCGTCCTAGTGTCTTTAAAACGTGTTGtgataaggaaggtatccacaccccttataaggaatgtttcACTCTCCTTCCCAACTGATGCgagatcaggtgcaacccacctttaGGTTACATAAGTCTGATACGTGCCAGAGGTGGATGTTACATAAGTCTGAGCAAAACCCTTTCCCACCATACTAGCTTTGAGTATGTGTACATTCCTATACTTGTTAGTCTTCATACGATTATCTTTAGCTCAACCAATTTCAAACTTAGTTATCCTTCATGGACTGGATTTCACTATCGTTAGACCCTTTTCATTGGCATCCTCAGGGCTCACGATTGCTTCCTAGTAGCTATTAGGCTCATCCAAATTGATTAGCGTTTTATCACTAATCAATGTATCTCATTCTGTAGTTACATGAAACTCATAAAACTTGAGAGGTGCACTAACTCTACTAGATCTGCGAAGAGGTAAGGCAATGCCATTTGGCTCAACTGGTATTTCAACTTCAAGTTGAGAGCTAGTGCCATCTATAAGTTCAATGTCGGTCAAATCTCGAATTTCGTCAAGGTCAAtatgactcccactgacttcttgacatttACATGTTCTTTCTATCAAGGAACACTCCTTTTGATATGTAAGCACCACATTCTCATGGGTCtttaaaacaaatataaaaagTTTTTAATGAATACTCGACAATGTAACACTTCTCAGATCTCAATTCAAGTTGGTCATTGGTTTCTTGTCTAATGAAAGACCTCACAACACCAAACCTAAAAATGAGGAAACCTTCCAgatccacatttcatgaggtttCTTCAAAACCTACTTAGTCAGTTACAAGGTTCCAAACTTGCACTACTATTTCAAGTGTATATTCCTTATAATGTAAATGTTagtgaagcttgactcatcatagaTCGAACCATATATCATTCGACTCTCAATAACACCATTATACAACAATGTTCTTAGAGTATCTAATTGGGAAACTATTCCACAATCTCTATGATGATCAGTGAACTCAATACTAAGGcattctcctttcctttcaaatCGGAGACCCTTTATCTTCCTGCATAATTGATTCCCTACTTAGTGCTGATaatctttgaaacttttcaaggtgtCACActtatgattaatcatataaacacaaTCACATCTACTGAGGTTATCAGTAAATATGACGTAGTAGTATCCTccgtcccttgtggtggatctgatggattcacacacatcagtgtgtacaaGATACATCAATCATTCACCTCATTCACATATCCATGTGAATGGTGATTTAGTCACCTTGTTAATAACCAATTCTCTCATACATCATCCAACTTTAAGTTGGATGATTCCAAGACCCAGTCCAATTAGAACTTTGGTTATGATTCTTACTTAGGTAGCCAAGGCGATTATGCCACAAGAACTTTCTTACCTAAACTATTAGAGGAATCAATATTAAAGTTAACCTTTCTATTATTAGAAACACAAACTAGAATTTTTATGAATGCCAAATGCAACAAGATGTTTTAAACAAAAAACAATCatatttataaactataatattaCTTTTCCATTATCAAATGAGATTGATATTCATGTTTATACAACACATAAAATGAAATTTGGTTTTTAGACATCTATGAAGAATAATAGCAAATAATCGATTTCGTTTAACTCCATTACAAAACACAAGCTCGAAATCCTTAATCATCGATACATGCGACATTGTTTATTCCTATGATTAGATTTAGCTCTTGATACTTAGGCTTCCTTCTTTCCTTTAGATCCTATAATGTCATCCAAATGTGATTACCACATCATGCGTCAAGGATCCATGAATTGGAAGTATTTAGAGTTTGATTATTCAAGTACTTGATGTAGAGTCATACATTTTACTTTACCATCTCCAATTACTTAGGGCAACTTCATTTCTTATGATCCTTGTCATTATGTTGATTACATATTGTCTCTTTTGAGTCATGGTTGTGAGGAATAGAGAACATACCAGTCCTATTTCCTCATAACGGGAAGTTCCGGCCAAAACCATTCCTTTCCATTTAGGATTAGAACATTTACTTTTCTTTCGGCCAACATTCAAAATGTTGAGAACAAGAATGGTAGTAACTAGAATTCGATAAGAAATCTAatcaatattgtttccaaagttTGAATAAGTTTTAAGAATTCCATCAATGTTTTATTCAtactatttatatgataaatcaaGTTGAAATTATCAAAAGAACTAGTAAAAGATCCAAGCACAAGATCTATTGAAAGACTCTTGCAATGGACAACATTGAGATTCTCGAGTTTATCTATGTAGCTATCATTGAGCACATACAAAACTCTCCCCTTTATCTTGTATGCAATTAGGAACTTTTGACGATTTTCAAATCACTCATGCCTTGACTTTTAGTGAAACATATCACTCAATTGCAAATTAATTTCATATGTTGATAAAAGATCCTTTTGAAACATCGTGAACATAGAGATAATGATGCAAGAAACCTTATTTGAAAAAtctacatgtttatggaaataaCAACTTCTTCAAAGTTGACGCATTATCGATTTAAGGGATATGCTCATTAAGGACATATTTCCCATTATCCATTCGAGGAAGACTCCATAGAAAATGACCTATTCTCGATGGATAACAGAGAGAAGTAAGAATTCGAAAGTGCACGagtaggggtgtaagtgagccgagctactcgcgagctactcgggatcgactcgttaaaagctcgactcgagatcgaattaaacgagtcCGAGCTGAGCTCGAGCCcaaatatgaggctcgtttattaaacgagctcgagccgagcttcagctagtgggctcgcgagcctaaatgagcctaaacgagcctatatatatgtatgtgtgtgtgtgagagagagagagagagagagtgtgtgtgtgtatatatatatatatatatatatatatatatatatatatatatatatatatatatatatatatatatatatatatatatataggctcgtttaagctcgtttaggctcgcgagctcactaaattgttcacgagccgagctcgagcttcattttaaggctcgaatcgagctcgagcttcttcaaattaaacgagccgagctcgagcttggttaggctcgggctcggctcggctcgtttacacccctatgCACGAGGAGGTGGGAGATGATTTCCATCTAACCTAATAGAGAAAATTCAAAGAAGTCTATTTAATCCTTAGTTAAATTAAGTCTAgtatccatattttcgattcataGTATGAAGAGGGATATCGTAATCACATCATatatctattttaggtaggtaaagcaATTTACAAATTTTAATCgtcatgaaactcctagatctcttgagattcattgaagtaTCAATAGCGTGTTAATATCAGATTATGCTATTGCATTTGTGAAtattgaggatcacaaacaagatgtaatCATGCAAACTAGCGTAACACCCTCGTTCTCATTTATGATCTcacattgatgtgtcggttactTACATACGCTCCATCAACAATCATAGACTTGAGTTGTTTTATCATTTTCAAtttatagtcccaaattagtgtgttggttacccacacacactccattaatgACTCATAAAGAAatgatgtgtgttttcatggattagcatacaagtTCACATTTTTCCTTAGTAACTAGAGTGGGGTTTTATGTTCTAGTACTTTTTGTTATACTTTCAACAAAATTTGCATCCTATTAGAACCCTTTCAGCTAATGGAAATCCACCAAATAAAGAAGCGGTGAGTGAAAGGACATTcaatggtcattttataggtcattTCCTTACCTCTCTTATAGTGTAGCTTAATGAATGAGGCTTACTCTTGATTTGCCTAATGACTTATTATTGTTTTACATATACTATATTATACACTCTTGCAAATATATGTAagagtgtattttaaactttttaagaaTACAGGGCTTAAATCTTATTAacttaattaacttttaattaattaatatttaaaccatTTAAGATttagtaattatcttttaattaaaactttcATTAATTATAttaagggtaaattacaccattcGTCACACATACAAGTGCCAAAACACACATTCAATCCCTATTTTCAGAAATTAACTTAGATTGTCtcttattattttaaaacttacACGCTTCGTCCCTCATTAGTTTAAATCAAGTTCTAATCTTTAAGCATTAGGCTCATAAATCTATGCTTTTTGTCCCTTTTCTCCACATTTGGGAAAGTTTGGATGgatggattccataaagttggcaagttTATGGATACTTGAGGTCCCTTGAAGGTTATATGCTATGGATCTGAATTTTGGTTGAGTTTTGAATCCATGCATGTGATTTTGGCTCCATTTTCATCATTTGACCTAACATGAGCTCACGACATGCATTGGAAATGCATGTATATAAAGTATCAAATTTTAGAAGGCTTTTTGGAGTAAGAAAGCCCTCTGGGAAGTTAGGATGGGTGGCTTAATGGATTAgggacttaatgcattaagctgccCCAATATAGTTTTCACGGCGTGACCATAAGGATGTCACGATGATGGGTCATCGATTGTTTTGGACAAACTTTGTCATGGCTTGATGGCATAACCATCAGGACGTGGCAGTTTGTGAGTGAGTTGGATCATGACTGACATTTAGAATAGGCCTGAGTTCATTTTCCACGGCATGACCACAGGTTGAAAACAACGTGAAATTGCTAGTTCTGAGGTGTGACATTGTGTGATTCGATAGGTGGGCTGTAACACATGTTTCATGATGTTGAGTCGTGGTTGTATGACTTTGTGAGAGAggttagtcttctcactatactatgtaggatgctagatgtctttGTGACTATTGCATTGTATGTTAGGCGGGGTCCGTTTGTATACCGTGTCATGCTTGTTTGTCTGTTTGGTAGAGCCTGTTGCGTTGGGCGGGGCTCGTGGTTATTTGGGCAGGGCctcatgttatgtatgatatatggtattttggggaactcactaaactttgtgcttacatttttataatttaaacGTTTCATGTATTTCTGGTtccaaaagggaagggcccgatgtGATCACACAATATTCCCTACAGTTTATTTCCacattttttgttttgatttactctgatatttgggaatacatttaaaacatttgttgGCTTTTGAACAAATGATTGTATGGTTTTAGTGGGTTGAACACATAAATTTTTACTAGTATTTTTGAGACGTTACATATAATGTGTTGATTTATGTTCTTGAAAAGAAGTAtagtaaaaacattaaaaagatGTTTGGAAGATTGAAATGTAATCTTTGATTCAATTGTACATATAGATTATTCTAATAAAATTGTCAAACTTTATTATACTCCAACTTTAATTACCTAATTATAATTACCTAGGTAGCCGCACCATTTTCTAATGGGGCTATTAAGACTATAGGATATGGGGTGTTGTTTCTACCGCGATTAGCCACCCAAGCAATGCAACACACTGCTCCTAACTTGTGGTTTCTACTGTGGTTAGACTTGGTGCGGTACTCCATAGCCACACTccttgttctctctctctctctctctctctctctctctctctctccccacaCTTAGTGGGTGGCAAAGAACCACACTTTGTGTGGTAAAATTGACATGACACCTATGTGACAGAGAAGAAAATACGATTTTCGTGGCAATACATGCTCCAATCTAAACCTAATTAATCGTGTGACAACTACAAAATAAGTATGCATTTTTTAAAAAAACCatgatttattttgtttttgtttttgtttttttgttttgttttattttgttttgttttgttttttgttttttgttttttttgtttttttgtttttttggttttgtttttttaatatttgttacAAAATCGTTAAAAATATTCAACTacttttgtatttattttatttttattttgtttatttgtaGTAGCTTTTAAATATACCTTTCTATTATATTCTATCGAGTAACCAAAAGGACCACATGATATCTACATCCACATGGGCAGATAAATTTCGACATGCCATGTATTTTAATTGATTATTCATTGCGTAACTTTTCAACTTTTACGAGCATAAACTCAGTGAGATGATGACAGTATATGTACAAAAATAAGTATAATACAAGACAtaaattttctgaaaaatgttAACGAAATATATGACGTGAAATTATTCTGATCGGTATCATCTTTCGTTCTTGTTGTCCCATCTTTTTCAATTTACAAATGTTTTTAATTCAATATTTCTAATGGGCTTTCCGTGCCATTTGGTATATTTTTATGCATATATATGGTATATTAATTCCCTCGCATGTAAAATAATAAACTTTTTGTACGATACTTTTGTGCAAGTAATGATTTTGATACATCATAATCCCATGTGATGAAGCTCTTTATTATTTTGTGCAAGTAATAATTTTGATAGATAATCCAACGTGGTGAAGCGCTTTGTGATCGAAGGCAACTTGTAAGATCTCTTTATTTTCTGTCCAATCTAAGAATAGTTTCAAGTTTTGTAAAAGAATTAAATCTTTATAAGACAAGAATGAAAATTGTTAAAAgcacaaaacatttaaaaaactctaaaaaatattaaaataataatggtGTTCAAATAAGTATTCTACCCTATCCAACTCAATGAATAGAGTTAGACCCGTCCTCAGGATTCAAATGATTCTCTAATGCCCATGACCAACCAGAAAAAAACAttgctattatatatatatatatatatatatatatatatatatatatatatatatatatatatatatggtggtaaCGCTCGTTAGTTTGTGCTGATGTCGTTGTATGTCGATGATTTGGAGATGAACATCACCGATTCACAATTGTTTAAGTTGTTTAGCCAACTAGGTCAGGTGGTGTCGGTTTGAGTTTGCAGGGATTTGTGTACTCGAAGATCTCTTAGCTACGACTATGTCAACTATGTGAACCCACAGGATGTTGCAAGGGCGATAGAGGCGCTGAACTTCACACCTTTCAATGGAAAGTCTGTTAGGATAATGTATTCCGATCGTGATCCTAATGTATGCAAAAGTGGATATGGGAATATATTTATCAAGAATTTGGACAAGGCAATTGACCAAAAAGCACTACATGACACCTTTTCTACATTTGGCAATATCCTTTCTTGCAAGATTGCCATTGACATGACTAGTCAGTCAAGGGGTTATGGGTTTATGCAGTATGATACTGAGGGAGATGCACAACAAGCCATTGAGAAGCTCAATGGCACACTTCTGAATGACAAGCAAGTATATATAggtgaaagatctagtatgctcaagagtcatattaaagtgatattactaaataacatatgatactaatgggtcacactaacaacaacttgatacaattgattattgattagaaattgattttcataagtattcaataaaactcttataattaaattggaaattatttatttcatggaaataataaattccattagcatgtaacttaatatatatcatattgtatgatttataagtcatgtacaaacttttggactggttgaatccttttgtctttttcctaaaagacaagatttatattttataaaagagtttataaaagtttgactttctttcttcttctttatgcaatttttgagatatgcataaaaagaagaagtgtATGACTTGTCTAATCATGCTTTAAAGGCAAAGGAGACATGCTTATGACAATGGGGACAAGTTTGCTTAAAGTGCTAACGACTAATGGTTAATAacttcactttatgcatataaataagaaAGTTTGCACTTGGATTATTTGCTTATTCATTTCTTGATGCAAAATTCAAATCCTCTCTTCCCTCTCCcttttctctctagttttggttagaaaacttgaagaacacttgcAACTTCAAgccctctttaagttcatattggttatgaacttaaatcttaagggtttaagagttttggactagcatctgttggactagtgtctaaggctgcaactatattaggcaagtatttgacccggttgtgcatggtccttttgggttgccttcaccacagcaacttgataggatgatttattaagagagagtaaatattattaatatattatgagaataatataaagaataataatattgttatttgattaatataagtcacagaattaattggaattaatttggtgacttaaagagattaattaaataagagggtataaactgtcaattgtttaatagttaaactttagactgtaaatccatatagatatagactggatggattctagaagctaaatgatagctaaaatcgtccattgcttatctaaggaaaggatttggatagccttaagagaagattatccaattagggtttaggttgtaacccttaaggagtctacaagtataaatagaccccatggctaagggaattcGGTACTTTACCAaaagtagagaagccctggctgaattcctcccctctcgtctctcccaaatcatcctccttactATTTGGTGTttctaagccattagaggagtgacaattgtgactctagaagctccaagacaacaagatcaacaaggaattcaaaggtatgattctagatctggtttattattgttcttattcctaaatagtcattagaagtcttggattcaaagtatgtttaattagaaagcctagatccaagcattagggttttgcatgcgcacataggaaagttcttatggctaaaacccatcagtggtatcagagcctagcttggttttcattaaattgttgcttgtttgtatgaaactaaactgcaaaattcgatttttgtgtttctgagtcatggactcggcgagttccaaagtggactcggcgagtccctttgtgcactcggtgagtccaagcgtcaggaatggccggattcgggatttcttcataattatcttatggaaacttaccttaatcatattagatcaaccctaatccgattttttgatatatatgactataatcttgatctaattaaagatatttatcaactaataaaatatttaatttccttatatgataattaattaattattttgattattttggtaattatcttaaaagaaatcttgaataaatcaaatatagataattaggaaattaattgttaattgaaattatttgttatttgatcctccatgttttaaatgtttaaaacttgtcctcaagttttgaaatttatattttatgattaaaacttttaatttagacaacttaaatttcaaaccctagattttaaaaggtttaaaatacaaccctatactaatataatattacaggaataatatatatatatatatatatatatatatatatatatatatatatatatatatatatatatgtatgtatgtataactaaaatgctagtcttacccttagtaggcctcattcacgaagccgatctataaggtgggtataaggttgcgacctataaaatggcgcttaatgggtgtacactcacacccaccgtttgcttgatcggtggagggtcgttagccgaacgggtaggatagggcaacctcatcctctcattaaaagtataatagtaatacaaagtaactacacattttttttaaaattcccaatcttagttactttaggaaaagtgaattgatgcaatcccatgaaattacactttgcaccttgctaagatgttagtggagcgtgtgtggtttaccggcacactaattggttctaagcaaaggtggaaaagggtgattcattgtttatcatagttcgatggagcgtgtgtggtttaccggcacatcgaataggtgatcgttacaatgaaggcaccatgtgaatttgcatggtaattcacacccgctttgtgatcctcggtatcccagtcacaaacaagaggggcatatcgagatttaaacatgccattgaatagtttcaatgaatctcatccaaacctaggaattctcaaaacacttaggactaatagttaagtttttgtgatggagaattagtgaatcgtcattcacttaccttcaatttgtttgcatgttggattacgacatcccttttctaatatgtaaatgttattattggatcctagccctaatttttcttattgggtgataattagggattcttattctaatctatctttgtcctttttcttttgtagatgtcgaacgcaaacaacgctgcttctagttctttcacgttgatgagcctttgccaaaaggtcaccttcgatggaacgaactttagcgaatggataagatacatccgcaccattgctcgctatgaggataaggagtatgtccttgatgagaagctcgagaagatcaaccctgaaatcgctactccggctgaaattaccgcttttgaaactcatgagcgagatgcaacgaaggtacattgcatcatgatagccaccatgaactccgaattccaaaagtcctacgaggacatgtactcgtacgagatgcatcaagacttattggagagataccaccaaaacgcgagacaagatctttatgagattttcaccaacatgatttccgctaagatgggtcatggagaatctcttagcgtgcacctgcaaaagatgcaaaggtatgtcgaccgccttcgcaagttaaatgttgactttggggaagacttggtgatcgacttggtgcttcactctttgcctccgatgtacaatcaatttaggatgacctaccacatgaacaaagaggaggtcaccctaagcaaactccaaggtctattgagggtcgctgagagcaacttcaaagacaagtctgttgcaccaactcccaattccacttgctgctcctgtcttggctattggtcaacgaaagggaaagaagaggaaggcttcgtctaagaactatcgccaggttaaagcccgagatggtgcctcttctagtgggaccaaagttgatcccgctaagccctgccctaacccgaaggaggcagagtaccaccactgccacaagatatgACAATGGAAGAGAAGCTACCCAAAGTAACTAcaaactgtaacgacccaattttcacgtccaaaaatttcattttaaaaacattactttagaaaacattaatagttaaaaacattgtttgatcaaaccataacaaaacgtaaaccatgtctaaacgccaaatcatacaaccatcaaaatatcaaagtataaatcccagagaatctcgtaagtgcgaaaaccagtgtgtgtgcatgatgtgccgctatcgcgccggctccttcccctttgacgaagaggtacctgaaaccaaaactgtaaactgtaagcacaaagcttagtgagttcccccatcgtaccacataccatacaaacaaataacacgcatactgccaggctattttggggtgcctgactacccggtacggccattctggggtgccgactacccgtgtcaagccattatggggtgctgactacccatgtcaagccattctggggtgctgactacccatgtcac of the Lactuca sativa cultivar Salinas chromosome 6, Lsat_Salinas_v11, whole genome shotgun sequence genome contains:
- the LOC128126753 gene encoding polyadenylate-binding protein 2-like — encoded protein: MSLYVDDLEMNITDSQLFKLFSQLGQDVARAIEALNFTPFNGKSVRIMYSDRDPNVCKSGYGNIFIKNLDKAIDQKALHDTFSTFGNILSCKIAIDMTSQSRGYGFMQYDTEGDAQQAIEKLNGTLLNDKQLENLWVMLNDPTCREELYAFFQPENNQGGNDGNRDGGLLDY